Genomic segment of Oryza sativa Japonica Group plastid, complete genome:
CCGATGGAAACTAGATCAACGCGTCATTGGGTTAAGAGAAGTTCCGATTGAAGTTCAATATGAATCTTTGGGGACTTATCGTGAGATTTATGCCCACTATCTAGTAGTGGGAAATAGAAAAAAGGAAATCCGTTCTATATACATTCGCACCACTCTTGGTCATATTTCTTTTTATAGAGAAATAGAGGAAGCCATACAAGGATTTAGTCAGGCCTATTCATACACTATCTAAACAAGGAAGTTAGATTCGGGGATGCCCCTTTCGAGGGGCATTCCGATTTCGCTAGTATCATCATTTTTGCCGCACGAATCCAGATTGAGATTGAGGAAAGGAAGTTAACTAAGTTTTCGAATCACTGACTCAGGCCCATTGTCGAATCCTACTCAGCAATTGTCGAATTATACTCAGCCGAAAAAGGGGGTACTTATTTATGGCGGAACGGGCCAATCTGGTCTTTCAGAATAAAGAGATAGATGGAACTGCTATGAAACGACTTATTAGCAGATTAATAGATCATTTCGGAATGGGATATACATCCCATATACTGGATCAAATAAAAACGCTGGGCTTCCATCAAGCCACTACTACATCGATTTCATTAGGAATCGAGGATCTTTTAACAATACCCTCTAAGGGATGGTTAGTCCAAGATGCGGAACAACAGAGTTTTCTTTTGGAAAAACACTATTATTATGGGGCTGTACACGCGGTAGAAAAATTACGCCAATCCGTTGAAATCTGGTATGCTACAAGTGAATATTTGAAACACGAAATGAATTCGAATTTTCGGATAACAGATCCTTCTAATCCAGTCTATCTAATGTCTTTTTCAGGAGCTAGAGGAAATGCATCGCAGGTACACCAATTAGTAGGTATGCGAGGATTAATGGCGGATCCTCAAGGACAAATGATTGATTTACCTATTCAAAGCAATTTACGCGAGGGACTTTCTTTGACAGAATATATAATTTCCTGCTACGGAGCCCGCAAAGGGGTTGTAGATACTGCTGTACGAACGGCGGATGCTGGATATCTTACACGTAGACTTGTTGAAGTAGTTCAACATATTATTGTGCGTAGAAGAGATTGTGGTACTATCCAAGCTATTTCTGTGAGTCCTCAAAATGGGATGACGGAAAAACTTTTTGTACAAACATTAATTGGTCGTGTATTAGCAAACGATATATATATCGGTTCACGGTGCATTGCCACTCGAAATCAAGATATTGGAATTGGGTTAGTCAATCGATTCATAACCACCTTTCGAGCACAGCCATTTCGAGCACAACCAATATATATTAGAACCCCCTTTACTTGCCGGAGCACATCTTGGATCTGTCAATTATGTTATGGTCGGAGTTCCACTCATGGCGATCTGGTCGAATTGGGGGAAGCTGTAGGTGTTATTGCGGGTCAATCTATTGGGGAGCCAGGGACTCAACTAACATTAAGAACTTTTCATACTGGTGGGGTATTCACAGGGGGTACTGCCGACCTTGTACGATCCCCTTCAAATGGAAAAATCCAATTCAATGGGGATTTGGTTCACCCCACACGTACCCGTCATGGGCAGCCTGCTTTTCTATGTTATATAGACTTGCATATAACTATTCAGAGTCAGGATATTCTACATAGTGTGACTATTCCTTCAAAAAGCTTGATTCTAGTGCAAAATGATCAATATGTAGAATCCGAACAAGTAATTGCGGAGATTCGTGCCGGAACGTCCGCTTTGCATTTTAAAGAAAAGGTACAAAAACATATTTATTCCGAATCAGATGGGGAAATGCACTGGAGTACCGATGTTTATCATGCGCCCGAATATCAATATGGTAATCTTCGTCGATTACCAAAAACAAGCCATTTATGGATATTGTCAGTAAGTATGTGCAGATCTAGTATAGCTTCTTTTTCGCTCCACAAGGATCAAGATCAAATGAATACTTATTCCTTTTCTGTTGACGGAAGGTATATCTTTGGCCTCTCGATGGCTGATGATGAGGTAAGACATAGACTGTTGGATACTTTTGGTAAAAAAGATAGGGAAATTCTTGATTATTCAACGCCGGATCGAATCATGTCCAATGGTCATTGGAATTTTGTCTATCCTTCTATTCTTCAAAATAATTTTGATTTGTTAGCGAAAAAGCGAAGAAATAGGTTCGCCATTCCATTACAGTATCATCAAGAACAAGAGAAAGAACCAATATCCTGTTTTGGGATTTCGATTGAAATACCCTTTATGGGTGTTTTACGTAGAAATACTATAGTTGCTTATTTTGACGACCCACGATACAAAAAAGATAAAAAGGGTTCAGGAATTGTTAAATTTAGATATAGGACCCTAGAGGACGAATATAGGACTCGAGAGAAAGACTCAGAGAACGAATACGGGAGCCCAGAAAACGAATATAGGACCCGAGAGGAAGAATGTAAAACCCTAGAAGACGAATATAGGACTCGAGAGGAGGAGTATGAAACCCTAGAAGATGAATATGGGATCCCAGAGAACGAATATGAAACCCTAGAAGATGAATATGGAATCCTAGAGGACGAATATAGGACTCGAGAGGAGGAATCCGAGGACGAATATGGGAGTCCAGAGAACAAATATAGGCCCCGAGAGGATAAATATGGCACTTTAGAGGAAGACTCAGAGGACGAACATGGGACTTTAGAGGAAGACTCAGAGGAAGACTCAGAGGACGAATATGGGAACCCGGAGGAAGATTCCGTCTTAAAAAAGGGGGTTTTGATTGAGCATCGAGGAACAAAAGAATTTAGTCTAAAATACCAAAAAGAAGTAGATCGGTTTTTTTTCATTCTCCAAGAACTGCATATCTTGCCGAGATCCTCATCCCTAAAGGTACTTGACAATAGTATTATTGGAGTGGATACACAACTCACAAAAAATACAAGAAGTCGGCTGGGTGGATTGGTTCGAGTGAAGAGAAAAAAAAGCCATACGGAACTAAAAATCTTTTCTGGAGATATTCATTTTCCTGAAGAGGCGGATAAGATATTAGGTGGCAGTTTGATACCACTAGAAAGAGAAAAAAAAGATTCGAAGGAATCAAAAAAAAGGGAAAATTGGGTCTATGTTCAGTGGAAAAAAATTCTCAAGAGCAAGGAAAAGTATTTTGTTTTGGTTCGACCTGCAGTCGCGTATGAAATGAACGAAGGGAGAAATTTAGCAACACTTTTCCCACAGGATCTCTTCGAGGAAGAGGGTAATCTCCAACTTCGACTTGTCAATTTTATTTCTCATGAAAATAGCAAGTTAACTCAAAGAATTTATCATACGAATAGTCAATTCGTTCGAACTTGCTTAGTATTGAATTGGGAACAAGAAGAAAAAGAGGAGGCTCGTGCTTCCCTTGTTGAGATAAGAGCAAATGGTCTGATTCGCGATTTCCTAAGAATTGGGTTAATCAAATCCACTATTTCGTATACACGAAAAAGGTATGATAGCAGAAGTGCAGGACTGATTCTCCATAATAGGTTAGATCGCACCAATACCAATTCCTTTTATTCCAAGGCGAAGATTCAATCACTTAGCCAACATCAAGAAGCTATTGGTACCTTGTTGAATCGAAATAAAGAATACCAATCTTTGATGGTTTTGTCGGCATCCAACTGTTCTCGAATTGGTTTTTTTAAGAATTCAAAAAATCCCAATGGGGTAAAAGAATCGAATCCTAGAATTCCTATTCCAAAATTTTGGGGGCTCTTTCGAAATTTTTCGGGACTCTTAGGTACTATTGCACCTAGTATATCGAATTTTTCTTCATCTTACTATTTACTAACGTATAATCAGATCCTGTTAAAAAAGCATTTGCTCCTTGACAATTTGAAACAAAACTTCAAAGTACTTCAAGGACTTAAACACTCTTTAATAAATGAAAATCAAAGGACTTCAAATTTCGATAGTAACATCATGTTGGATCCATTCCAGTTAAATTGGCACTTTCTCCCTCATGATTCTTGGGAAGAGACATCAGCAAAAATTCACCTTGGACAATTTATTTGCGAAAATGTATGTCTATTTAAATCGCACATAAAAAAATCAGGTCAAATTTTCATTGTAAATATAGATTCCTTTGTTATAAGAGCAGCTAAGCCTTATTTGGCCACTACAGGAGCAACTGTTCATGGTCATTATGGAGAAATCCTTTACAAAGGGGATAGGTTAGTTACGTTTATATACGAAAAAGCGAGATCTAGTGACATAACGCAAGGTCTTCCAAAAGTAGAACAAATCTTCGAAGCGCGTTCAATTGATTCACTATCGCCGAATCTCGAAAGGAGAATTGAGGATTGGAATGAGCGTATACCAAGAATTCTTGGGGGTCCTTGGGGATTCTTGATTGGAGCTGAGTTAACCATAGCCCAAAGTCGTATCTCTTTGGTTAATAAGATCCAAAAGGTTTATCGATCCCAAGGGGTACAGATCCATAATAGACATATAGAGATTATTATACGCCAAGTAACATCAAAAGTGCGGGTTTCCGAAGATGGAATGTCTAATGTTTTTTCACCTGGGGAATTAATTGGACTATTGCGAGCAGAGCGAGCAGGGCGGGCTTTGGATGAATCGATCTATTATCGGGCAATCTTATTGGGAATAACAAGGGTTTCCCTGAATACCCAAAGTTTCATATCTGAAGCAAGTTTTCAAGAAACTGCTCGAGTTTTAGCAAAAGCTGCCTTACGAGGTCGTATTGATTGGTTGAAAGGCCTGAAAGAAAACGTAGTTCTGGGGGGGATTATACCTGTTGGTACCGGATTCCAAAAATTTGTGCACCGTTACCCACAAAACAAGAACCTTTATTTCGAAATTCAAAAAAAAAAACTATTTGCGTCGGAAATGAGAGATATTTTGTTTCTCCATACAGAATTAGTTTCTTCTGATTCTGACGTAACAAACAATTTCTATGAGACATCAGAATCACCATTTACCCCATTTATATGATTTAAGGATACATAAAGCAGATTTTTTACTTTAAACTAGATTTTTGACCTTAGAACGCTAAGAGGTTAGATTTTCTATTTTTATTTTAATTTAAAAAGAAGTTTAGTTAATTCATTAAGGTTATGCTTATACCATGTAGAAGGTTCCATCGGAACAATTATTATTTATTTCAAGCTATTTCGGCTCTTTCTTAATCTTCGAAAAGAAAGAAATTTCGTAATGGAAAGGTAGGATGAAAAAAAAGAAAAAATCAAAAGGAAGTGTGGAAAAAATGACAAGAAGATATTGGAACATCAATTTGAAAGAGATGATAGAAGCGGGAGTTCATTTTGGTCATGGTATTAAGAAATGGAATCCTAAAATGGCCCCTTACATCTCGGCAAAGCGTAAAGGTACTCATATTACAAATCTCGCTAGAACCACCCGTTTTTTATCAGAAGCTTGTGATTTAGTTTTTGATGCAGCAAGTCAGGGAAAAAGCTTCTTAATTGTTGGTACCAAAAAAAGAGCAGCGGATTTAGTAGCATCAGCTGCAATAAGGGCTCGTTGTCATTATGTTAATAAAAAGTGGTTCAGTGGTATGTTAACGAATTGGTCGATTACTAAAACTAGACTTTCTCAATTTAGAGACTTAAGAGCAGAAGAAAAGATGGAAAAATTCCACCATCTCCCAAAAAGAGATGTGGCAATCTTGAAGAGAAAATTATCTACCTTGCAAAGATATCTCGGCGGGATCAAATATATGACGAGGTTGCCTGACATTGTGATCGTCCTCGATCAGCAAAAAGAGTATATAGCTCTTCGGGAATGTGCCATTTTGGGGATTCCTACTATTTCTTTAGCCGATACAAATTGTGACCCAGATCTCGCGAATATATCGATTCCAGCCAACGATGACACTATGACTTCAATTCGATTGATTCTTAACAAATTAGTATTTGCAATTTGTGAGGGCCGTTCTCTCTATATAAGAAATCATTGATTAAGAAGAATAGTTAATTCTTGGGCAACTGCGTAGATTTATGGAATCACTTACTATTCTTTTTTGTTTTGCATAGAAAAAAGACGGGGAATATTGATATATATTAGAGGGTATTGATATATATTATCATCTGATGTGATTTCTTGATATCCTAAATATAAGATTAATACTTCACGTTGCTGAGTTGAGAAAAAGATGGTTGAATCAAAAGAATTCTTTTTTTGAAGTTCATTTTTTATCAGGGGACAATATGAATATTATACCGTGTTCCATTAAAACACTCAAGGGGTTATACGATATATCGGGCGTAGAAGTAGGCCAACACTTCTATTGGCAAATAGGAGGTTTCCAAATTCATGCCCAAGTACTTATCACTTCTTGGGTCGTAATTACTATCTTGCTAGGTTCAGTTATCATAGCTGTTCGCAATCCACAAACCATCCCAACCGATGGTCAGAATTTCTTCGAATATGTCCTTGAGTTTATTCGAGACTTAAGCAAAACTCAGATTGGAGAAGAATACGGTCCCTGGGTTCCCTTTATTGGAACTATGTTCCTTTTTATTTTTGTTTCGAACTGGTCGGGTGCTCTTTTACCTTGGAAAATTATACAGTTACCCCATGGAGAATTAGCAGCGCCCACGAATGATATAAATACTACTGTTGCTTTAGCTTTACTCACGTCAGCGGCATATTTTTATGCGGGTCTTAGCAAAAAAGGATTGAGTTATTTCGAGAAATATATTAAACCAACTCCAATCCTTTTACCAATTAACATATTAGAAGATTTCACAAAACCATTATCGCTTAGTTTTCGACTTTTCGGGAATATATTGGCGGATGAATTAGTCGTTGTTGTTCTTGTTTCTTTAGTCCCCTTAGTAGTTCCTATACCGGTCATGTTTCTTGGATTATTTACAAGCGGTATTCAAGCTCTTATTTTTGCAACGTTAGCCGCAGCCTATATAGGTGAATCCATGGAGGGTCATCATTGAATTGACTAGTTTTCAAAATAGTCTTTTTTTTAGCTTAACTCAATTCATGCATGGTTGCGGAAAATTCGCTTGGTTGGAAAACAAAATAGTTAGAATTGCGTATGAATATACAATCTAGAGTTGTAGAAGAGAGAATAGGCTATATTACGGAATTGCCAAACAAAGTATATAGGCATTAGGGAGGGGCGGAGTCAGGCTAGATCTATATCCTTTATGTCTATAAGTTCAGTCATCTTTTGTATGGGTTTCCACTTTAAGGAATTTTTTTTGAATCCGATTCAATAGAAAATGAGAAAATACACAAACAAAATAGAAGAAACAAATTGATATGGGATATTATATATTCCCAAGTTAGATTCATTATCTAATCCGATATATGGAATCGGATTCCATATCCAATTCGATGCAGCATATTGTTATCAATTGGATATCTTGATTTAATTCCTATTGGATCTGGATTAGGTCGATTTCCATAGGGGTTCTTCCTCTATTTCACCTTTTATTATGAATTAGATGATAGGGGAAAAAATAGAAACTCAAGGATATCGAAGAGGAAAGAAAGAAGGATGGAATGAAAGATCAGTTGGTTGGAAAGAAAGAGAAATAGAATAATGAGTACACAAACCTCTAATGATTAGAAACTAAAAAGGAGATCTCGAAGCAGTTCGGAGAATTCAGATTATCGTTTCAATTTGTACTTTTTAGTTACTTCTGTCCAATAGAGCTTAGAAATATGAATTTCTTGGTTGATTGTATCCTTAACCATTTCTTTTTTTTGACACGAGGAACTCATCATGAATCCACTAATTGCTGCTGCTTCCGTTATTGCTGCTGGATTGGCCGTAGGTCTTGCTTCTATTGGGCCTGGAGTTGGTCAAGGTACTGCTGCAGGACAAGCTGTAGAAGGTATTGCGAGACAGCCAGAAGCAGAAGGTAAAATACGCGGTACTTTATTGCTTAGTCTAGCTTTTATGGAAGCTTTAACAATTTATGGACTAGTTGTGGCACTGGCGCTTTTATTTGCGAACCCTTTTGTTTAATCCTAAAAAAGAAAACGAGTCCTTTAGATTAGATACTTTCTTCTTTTTTTAGTAAATTGGTATTTGCTTCTGCAATTCCAATTATATCAATACTTTACTCCTAATTTATTACTCCTAGAGTTTTCTATTTATGGGGACAGACAATACCCCACCCCAGGAATAGCTGATTTGAGGATGATCAATTTAGAGGATATGTTCGCCGTCTTGCTTCCCGCCCTTTGTTTAGGGCAGTGGAAAGTATTTTTCCTTTTATTTTAGGAATTTTGGGAACATTTCAACAAAGGAGGTCTTTCACAGGTCAAACGAGATCTAAGACTTAATCTAAAAGAAATTACTAAATTGAATCTATTTCTATTAAAAAAAATTGCATTAAAAAAACCGATCAAAAAGGGCGAGCGAAGTAAAGTGATCGAAAAACTTTGTTCTTTGTTCGTCCTATCTATAAGAGGAGAGCATATGAAAAATGTAACCCATTCTTTCGTTTTTTTAGCTCACTGGCCATCCGCTGGGAGTTTCGGGCTTAATACCGATATTTTAGCAACAAATCTAATAAATCTAACTGTAGTGGTTGGTGTATTGATTTATTTTGGAAAGGGAGTGTGTGCGAGTTGTCTATTTCAAGAATAGATTGGATCTATCCGGCTGCACTTTAGAATATTTTTTAGTATTTTTCGAATAAATAAGAAAAGGGTGCACGATCTCGACGAATTACTTCTGAATAAATGCAGAAATCATATGAAAGAACCATAGCATTTCGCGACCTATTGGTAAATCAAATCAACTTTGATTCTCTATAGACCAATAATATGAGACCATTAACACGGTTAAAGCTAAACTGCTTGAAGTCTAGGCAAAAGGGGGTACTCTTTCTACAACTATATTAGTATTAGTACCAAATGCTTTAAACAGGAAATAGCTAATGAAGAATTTATCTGATATAGAACACTCATATCGATAAAATGGTTTGAACTATTTACTAGAAGGGGCACCCTGCCCTTTTTTATCCAATGCCGAATCGACGACCTATGTATAAAAAAGGAGAAAGTTTTTGGATTTGAAGAAAAAAGTAGGAATTCTATCCATTTTCATTTTCCATTTTTCTATTTAGTTTTTCTTAATGAAAATGAAAATTTTAACTAAAGGGCAAATACAAATAAAAAAACAACTTTGCTGCCCACGATAGATTTTTATCTAGGCGGAAGAGTCCTCTTAATATTTATCTAGTCTTATATGGGTTTCGGTATATTGAAATATAAACAGAAAAGAGAGGGTAGAGGATAGGCTCATTACATTAAAAAAAATATGGAAGTAGCCATAGCAAAAAAAGAAAAAAGGGAGCGTGAGAGCCGAATGAGTCGAAAGATTCATGTTTGGTTCGGGAAGAGATCATAAAAGTTGTAAACTTAATAGCAAGGTAATCTACTTTCATTAAAAGATTTATTAGATAATCGAAAACAGAGGATCTTGAGTACTATTCGAAATTCGGAAGAATTGCGTAGAGGAACCATTGAGCAGCTCGAAAAAGCTCGAATTCGATTACAGAAAGTCGAACTAGAAGCGGATGAGTATCGAATGAATGGATACTCTGAGATAGAACGAGAAAAAGCAAATTTGATTAATGCCACTTCTATTAGTTTGGAACAATTAGAAAAGTCTAAAAACGAAACCCTTTATTTTGAAAAACAAAGGGCGATGAATCAGGTCCGACAACGGGTTTTCCAACAAGCCGTACAAGGAGCTCTAGGAACTCTGAATAGTTGTTTGAATACCGAGTTACATTTCCGTACGATTCGTGCTAATATTAGCATTCTCGGGGCCATGGAATGAAGAGTTAAATTAATTAGGCCTTGAACTTCTACTTTCCTTTAGAATTTAGGCATTATTTTTCCCCTTGCTTCCGAAAAAAAAATAGTAAAGAAACACTAATGGCAACCCTTCGAGTCGACGAAATTCATAAAATTCTCCGCGAACGTATTGAACAATATAATAGAAAAGTAGGGATTGAGAATATCGGTCGCGTAGTTCAAGTGGGGGATGGGATTGCTCGTATTATAGGTCTTGGTGAAATAATGTCAGGCGAATTAGTCGAATTTGCAGAAGGGACTAGGGGTATTGCTCTGAATTTGGAATCCAAAAATGTTGGGATTGTATTAATGGGCGAT
This window contains:
- the atpH gene encoding ATP synthase CF0 C subunit (ATP synthase CF0 C chain) produces the protein MNPLIAAASVIAAGLAVGLASIGPGVGQGTAAGQAVEGIARQPEAEGKIRGTLLLSLAFMEALTIYGLVVALALLFANPFV
- the atpF gene encoding ATP synthase CF0 B subunit, which translates into the protein MKNVTHSFVFLAHWPSAGSFGLNTDILATNLINLTVVVGVLIYFGKGVLKDLLDNRKQRILSTIRNSEELRRGTIEQLEKARIRLQKVELEADEYRMNGYSEIEREKANLINATSISLEQLEKSKNETLYFEKQRAMNQVRQRVFQQAVQGALGTLNSCLNTELHFRTIRANISILGAME
- the atpI gene encoding ATP synthase CF0 A subunit (ATP synthase CF0 A chain), whose translation is MNIIPCSIKTLKGLYDISGVEVGQHFYWQIGGFQIHAQVLITSWVVITILLGSVIIAVRNPQTIPTDGQNFFEYVLEFIRDLSKTQIGEEYGPWVPFIGTMFLFIFVSNWSGALLPWKIIQLPHGELAAPTNDINTTVALALLTSAAYFYAGLSKKGLSYFEKYIKPTPILLPINILEDFTKPLSLSFRLFGNILADELVVVVLVSLVPLVVPIPVMFLGLFTSGIQALIFATLAAAYIGESMEGHH
- the rps2 gene encoding ribosomal protein S2; this encodes MTRRYWNINLKEMIEAGVHFGHGIKKWNPKMAPYISAKRKGTHITNLARTTRFLSEACDLVFDAASQGKSFLIVGTKKRAADLVASAAIRARCHYVNKKWFSGMLTNWSITKTRLSQFRDLRAEEKMEKFHHLPKRDVAILKRKLSTLQRYLGGIKYMTRLPDIVIVLDQQKEYIALRECAILGIPTISLADTNCDPDLANISIPANDDTMTSIRLILNKLVFAICEGRSLYIRNH
- the rpoC2 gene encoding RNA polymerase beta'' subunit (one of four subunits of the minimal PEP RNA polymerase catalytic core) encodes the protein MAERANLVFQNKEIDGTAMKRLISRLIDHFGMGYTSHILDQIKTLGFHQATTTSISLGIEDLLTIPSKGWLVQDAEQQSFLLEKHYYYGAVHAVEKLRQSVEIWYATSEYLKHEMNSNFRITDPSNPVYLMSFSGARGNASQVHQLVGMRGLMADPQGQMIDLPIQSNLREGLSLTEYIISCYGARKGVVDTAVRTADAGYLTRRLVEVVQHIIVRRRDCGTIQAISVSPQNGMTEKLFVQTLIGRVLANDIYIGSRCIATRNQDIGIGLVNRFITTFRAQPFRAQPIYIRTPFTCRSTSWICQLCYGRSSTHGDLVELGEAVGVIAGQSIGEPGTQLTLRTFHTGGVFTGGTADLVRSPSNGKIQFNGDLVHPTRTRHGQPAFLCYIDLHITIQSQDILHSVTIPSKSLILVQNDQYVESEQVIAEIRAGTSALHFKEKVQKHIYSESDGEMHWSTDVYHAPEYQYGNLRRLPKTSHLWILSVSMCRSSIASFSLHKDQDQMNTYSFSVDGRYIFGLSMADDEVRHRLLDTFGKKDREILDYSTPDRIMSNGHWNFVYPSILQNNFDLLAKKRRNRFAIPLQYHQEQEKEPISCFGISIEIPFMGVLRRNTIVAYFDDPRYKKDKKGSGIVKFRYRTLEDEYRTREKDSENEYGSPENEYRTREEECKTLEDEYRTREEEYETLEDEYGIPENEYETLEDEYGILEDEYRTREEESEDEYGSPENKYRPREDKYGTLEEDSEDEHGTLEEDSEEDSEDEYGNPEEDSVLKKGVLIEHRGTKEFSLKYQKEVDRFFFILQELHILPRSSSLKVLDNSIIGVDTQLTKNTRSRLGGLVRVKRKKSHTELKIFSGDIHFPEEADKILGGSLIPLEREKKDSKESKKRENWVYVQWKKILKSKEKYFVLVRPAVAYEMNEGRNLATLFPQDLFEEEGNLQLRLVNFISHENSKLTQRIYHTNSQFVRTCLVLNWEQEEKEEARASLVEIRANGLIRDFLRIGLIKSTISYTRKRYDSRSAGLILHNRLDRTNTNSFYSKAKIQSLSQHQEAIGTLLNRNKEYQSLMVLSASNCSRIGFFKNSKNPNGVKESNPRIPIPKFWGLFRNFSGLLGTIAPSISNFSSSYYLLTYNQILLKKHLLLDNLKQNFKVLQGLKHSLINENQRTSNFDSNIMLDPFQLNWHFLPHDSWEETSAKIHLGQFICENVCLFKSHIKKSGQIFIVNIDSFVIRAAKPYLATTGATVHGHYGEILYKGDRLVTFIYEKARSSDITQGLPKVEQIFEARSIDSLSPNLERRIEDWNERIPRILGGPWGFLIGAELTIAQSRISLVNKIQKVYRSQGVQIHNRHIEIIIRQVTSKVRVSEDGMSNVFSPGELIGLLRAERAGRALDESIYYRAILLGITRVSLNTQSFISEASFQETARVLAKAALRGRIDWLKGLKENVVLGGIIPVGTGFQKFVHRYPQNKNLYFEIQKKKLFASEMRDILFLHTELVSSDSDVTNNFYETSESPFTPFI